In Chitinophaga oryzae, the sequence ATCGGTATCTCCCAGGTAAGGCTGGGCGCCCAGGTAAGCCCCGGCACTACGCTGCTGAATACCATCTCCAGCGAAAACCCTATCGCAGTGGATTTTGTGATCAACGAAACAGACCTCTCCCGCTTCGCTGCCCTGCAGGGTAAAAGCATCGGCGCCGGCGACTCCACTTTCCGCCTGCAGCTGCCCGATGGTTCCATGTACCAGCACGGCGGCCGTATACTGGCCATCGACAGGGGCGTGGACAACCAGACCGCTACCGTAAAGGTGAGGATCGAATTCTCCAATCCTGAAAATCAGCTGAAAGACGGGATGAGCTGCGTACTGCAGGTACTCAACGAGCAGTCCGGCCACCGCCTGCTGCTGCCTTATAAAGCCGTTACCGAACAAATGGGTGAATACTTCGTGTTCGTGGCAAAAGACACTATCGCCATACAGAAAAAAGTACACCTCGGGCCGAAGATCGCTGACAAGATCGTGATCATGGACGGTATCCAGGCCGGCGATAAAGTGATCACCGAAGGTTTCCAGCGTCTGCGCGACAGCGGCCGGATACAGATAGGAATGCCTCCCGCACAGGGCGCGCCGCAGAAGAAATAGTTTATTAGTAGAATCAACAGCAGAAACTCATGATTGCAGATACTTTTATAAAAAGGCCGGTGACCGCAATAGTGATCTCTATTGTACTGGTGCTGGTAGGGATACTGGCGATGATGACCCTGCCCATAGGGCAGTACCCGGAGATCTCGCCTCCTACCGTACAGGTAACCGGTAACTATACCGGCGCGGACGCGCAGACGGTAGAACAAACGGTGGCCACACCCGTGGAGGTGCAGGTAAACGGTACCCCCGGCATGACCTACATCTCCACCAACAACACCAGCAGCGGTCAGATGAGCATGACGGTCAACTTTGAAGTAGGTACCGATATCAACATCGCCGCCCTGGACGTGCAGAACCGTGTAGGTATTGCGCAGCCCACCCTGCCGCAGGAAGTACAGCGTTTAGGTCTTACCGTTAGAAAGCGTAACCCCAGCATCCTGATGCTGGTGGCCCTGTACTCACCCAAAGGCACACACGATATTACCTTCCTCGACAACTACACCAACGTGTATGTAAAAGACGCGTTGCTGCGTGCCAAAGGGGTGGGTGATATCTTCACCCGTGCGGACGACTTCAGTATGCGTGTCTGGCTGAAGCCGGACAAGCTGGCGCAGATGGGCGTTACCGCCGAAGACATCCGCGCGGCACTGGCCGAACAGAACGCGCAGATCACCGCCGGCTCGGTAGGTGCGCCGCCGCAACAGACGGGACAGACTTTCGAGTACAATATCTTTACCAAAGGCCGTCTGACCACGCCGGAAGAATTTGGCAATATCATTGTCAAAACCCGCCCGAACGACGGTTCCCTCGTATACCTGAAAGACGTGGCCCGCATTCAGCTGGGCAAGTTCAACTACGCCGGTAACAACTATGTGGACGGTAAACGCGCCGCCTACCTCCTGGTATACCAGGCGCCCGGCAGCAACGCGCTGGAAACAGCAGCCAACGTGACCGAGGCCATGGAACAGCTGAAGAAACAGTTCCCCAACGATGTGGATTACGTAGTGCCGTTCGAGTCAGTGTCTGTAGTGAAAGTATCCATCGAGGAAGTGTTGCATACCCTGGTAGAAGCGCTGATACTGGTGGTGATCGTGGTGTTCCTGTTCCTGCAGAGCTGGAGAGCGACGCTCATCCCGATCCTGGCGATCCCGGTGTCTATCATCGCCACGTTTATCTTCTTTATCCCGCTGGGCTTTACCATCAATACCCTGACGCTGTTCGGCTTCGTGCTGGCCATCGGTATCGTGGTGGACGACGCCATTGTGGTGGTGGAGGCGGTGCAGCATAATATTGACCACGAGAAGATGTCGCCGAAAGACGCTACCATACAGGCGATGAAAGAGATCTCCGGACCGGTGATCGCCATCGCGCTGATCCTGGCGGCGGTATTCGTACCGGTGGGCTTTATCCCCGGTATCGTAGGGCGGCTGTACCAGCAGTTTGCGATCACTATCGCCATATCCGTACTCATCTCCGCTTTCGTGGCGTTATCGCTCACACCGGCGCTGTGTATGCTGCTGCTGAAACCCATGCACCTGGATAAAGACTCCAAAGGGCTCAACAAGTTCTTCTATAAATTCAACCGCTGGTTTGGCCATACCACTTCCCGCTACTCCATGGGAGTGAAAAAGAGCATCCGGTATGCCCGTTTCGCGCTCATTATCCTGCTGTGCATCTTCGTAGGTACGTTGATGTTATTTAAAGCCAAACCGACCGGCTTTATCCCCACAGAAGACGAGGGCCGTCTGATCATCACCTTCGACCTGCCGGAGTCCTCTTCCACAGAGCGTACGGTAGCCGTGATGAGCCAGATGATGAAGGACCTCGACGAGATGCCGGGCATCAATCACTATGCAGCGCTGGGTGGCCTGAACGCGGTGAACTTCTCCACCAAATCCAACAGTGCCACTATCTTCTGTTCCCTGAAACCATGGAGCGAGCGTAAGCCCGATTCTCTCCAGATCTTCGGGATGGTAGCAGCGGTGCAGAAAAAACTCAGTAAATACAAAGAAGCCAATGTGGTGGTGATCCCGCCGCCGGCGATCCCCGGTCTGGGCCAGACGGCCGGTTTCTCCTTTGTATTGCAGCAGCGCGGAAGCGGCGATATCAAAGCTTTCGAAGGCGTGTTGCAGCAGTTCCTCGGAGCTATCAACAAACGGCCGGAGATAGCGCGCGCCTTCTCCTTCTTCACGGCACGTACGCCTGGTTACCAGCTGGACATCGACCGCGAAAAAGCCAAGAAGATGGGCGTAAAAATTTCCGACATCGCCACCGCTTTACAGACGTATATGGGTAGTGCTTATATCAACGACTTTACCGTATATGGCCGTAACTTCCGTGTGGTAACACAGGCGGACTCCTCGTATCGCGGAGATATTAAAAATCTCGGTCAGTTCTATGTGCGCAACAGTGCCGGTACCATGGTGCCGCTGAGTGCACTCACTTCCTACAAAGTGATAGAGAACGCGCCGGTGATCTCCCACTATAACCTGTTCCGTTCCGCGGAAATCAACGGTAACCCTGCTCCCGGCTACAGTAGCGGCGACGCTATCAATGCGCTGAAAGAGGTGGCGGCGCAGGTGCTGCCGGAAGGTTACGGGTATGAATTCTCCGGCCTGAGCCGCGAGGAGATATTGTCCGGTTCTAAAACCGTATATATCTTCGCGTTATCCATCATCTTCGTGTTCCTGTTCCTGGCAGCGCTGTACGAGAGCTGGTCTGTACCGTTCTCCGTGCTGCTGGCGGTGCCTATCGGCGCCTTCGGGGCTATCACGGTGCTCACGTTCCTGCCTAAACTGAGTAATAACGTTTACGCGCAGATTGGTTTGATCACGCTCATCGGTCTGTCGGCCAAAAACGCCATCCTGATCGTGGAGTTTGCCAAAGAACGTGTGGACAGGGGGATGGACCTGGTGACCGCCGCCGTGGAAGCTGCCAAGCTGCGTCTGCGTCCGATCATCATGACCTCGCTGGCGTTCCTGCTGGGTATCATGCCGCTGGTGGTATCGTCCGGCGCCGGCGCCGAAGCCCGTAAAACCATGGGCTGGACCGTACTGGGCGGTATGTTCACCGCCACGTTCCTTGCCATCTTCATTGTACCGGTACTGTATGTGGTCATCACCCGGCTGGCATATGGTAAAGAGAAACTGCGGAAGATGAAAGAGAATTACCAGGCAGTGCCCGAACATGATATTCAGGGCAAACTGTAAGTAGTAAGTACATCATGTGGCCCTCATTGATTTTATATCAATGGGGGCTTTTTTTATGGGGTGTTATCAGAGGTTATCGTTGTCCTCCGGAGATTCGGGTTCTATCTGCTGCAGCTGCCATTCGGTATAACCTACCATGTACATGGCGCCTGTTACTACGGCGCCTACGGTGATGTACCAGAACCAGTCGGTCTGGCTGTCGAAGAAGAGGGCGCAGGCGAGGCCGGTAGGAATCAGGATGATGCCGATGCGCCGGGAGATGTAAGCGGCGTGCTGATTGGCGGCCTGCCACATTTCCGGGCTGCGGGACGCCAGGGCACTACGATAGCCGTACCATGATTTAATGCTCTTAGGAGGGTAACGCCGGATAAAATACCCCATGAAGACGAAGATTATCCCTGCGAAAATAGCTGCATTACAATAGGTGGAATGCAAGAAATTCATGAACATGGGAGAGGGGTTTGGTTACTATAAGTTACGAAAAAATAATGGGTACATAAAAAAAGCTCCTGAGCATATCAGGAGCTTTTTTATGATAATGGGTCAGATGATTAATGTTTGGTGGAATCGGCGGCCGGTTTTTTCTTGCCGAACAGGCCGTTGAGCGTGTTCTTCACGGATTCACCGGCTTGTTTGCCTACGTTTTCCAGTGGTTTGCCACCGGTTTGCGCAGCGGAATCTTTCTTGCCGCCCAACTGGTTCTTCAGCTCGTTTTTCAGTGCGTTGACAGCATTGTTTTTGATCTGGTTCAC encodes:
- a CDS encoding efflux RND transporter periplasmic adaptor subunit; this encodes MKKMNHFVLISATGLLGFAACKGPAQKGAPAMPPTSVNITEASEAPAVYYDKFPATVTALNNVELRSQVAGFITGIFFKDGEVVQQGKPLYEIDRRKYQAAYLQAEANIASARANYNRAKKDDERYKRLAEQDAVARQILDNAEASLETTRSALAAAEANLAAVRTDLDYSLVKAPFTGRIGISQVRLGAQVSPGTTLLNTISSENPIAVDFVINETDLSRFAALQGKSIGAGDSTFRLQLPDGSMYQHGGRILAIDRGVDNQTATVKVRIEFSNPENQLKDGMSCVLQVLNEQSGHRLLLPYKAVTEQMGEYFVFVAKDTIAIQKKVHLGPKIADKIVIMDGIQAGDKVITEGFQRLRDSGRIQIGMPPAQGAPQKK
- a CDS encoding efflux RND transporter permease subunit, translated to MIADTFIKRPVTAIVISIVLVLVGILAMMTLPIGQYPEISPPTVQVTGNYTGADAQTVEQTVATPVEVQVNGTPGMTYISTNNTSSGQMSMTVNFEVGTDINIAALDVQNRVGIAQPTLPQEVQRLGLTVRKRNPSILMLVALYSPKGTHDITFLDNYTNVYVKDALLRAKGVGDIFTRADDFSMRVWLKPDKLAQMGVTAEDIRAALAEQNAQITAGSVGAPPQQTGQTFEYNIFTKGRLTTPEEFGNIIVKTRPNDGSLVYLKDVARIQLGKFNYAGNNYVDGKRAAYLLVYQAPGSNALETAANVTEAMEQLKKQFPNDVDYVVPFESVSVVKVSIEEVLHTLVEALILVVIVVFLFLQSWRATLIPILAIPVSIIATFIFFIPLGFTINTLTLFGFVLAIGIVVDDAIVVVEAVQHNIDHEKMSPKDATIQAMKEISGPVIAIALILAAVFVPVGFIPGIVGRLYQQFAITIAISVLISAFVALSLTPALCMLLLKPMHLDKDSKGLNKFFYKFNRWFGHTTSRYSMGVKKSIRYARFALIILLCIFVGTLMLFKAKPTGFIPTEDEGRLIITFDLPESSSTERTVAVMSQMMKDLDEMPGINHYAALGGLNAVNFSTKSNSATIFCSLKPWSERKPDSLQIFGMVAAVQKKLSKYKEANVVVIPPPAIPGLGQTAGFSFVLQQRGSGDIKAFEGVLQQFLGAINKRPEIARAFSFFTARTPGYQLDIDREKAKKMGVKISDIATALQTYMGSAYINDFTVYGRNFRVVTQADSSYRGDIKNLGQFYVRNSAGTMVPLSALTSYKVIENAPVISHYNLFRSAEINGNPAPGYSSGDAINALKEVAAQVLPEGYGYEFSGLSREEILSGSKTVYIFALSIIFVFLFLAALYESWSVPFSVLLAVPIGAFGAITVLTFLPKLSNNVYAQIGLITLIGLSAKNAILIVEFAKERVDRGMDLVTAAVEAAKLRLRPIIMTSLAFLLGIMPLVVSSGAGAEARKTMGWTVLGGMFTATFLAIFIVPVLYVVITRLAYGKEKLRKMKENYQAVPEHDIQGKL
- a CDS encoding SdpI family protein → MFMNFLHSTYCNAAIFAGIIFVFMGYFIRRYPPKSIKSWYGYRSALASRSPEMWQAANQHAAYISRRIGIILIPTGLACALFFDSQTDWFWYITVGAVVTGAMYMVGYTEWQLQQIEPESPEDNDNL